One genomic region from Pempheris klunzingeri isolate RE-2024b chromosome 4, fPemKlu1.hap1, whole genome shotgun sequence encodes:
- the LOC139200575 gene encoding protein FAM181B, translating to MAVQTAIMNPQFMNFCFPGSVMEYDLEKSLDGSLLGEAENDEDYKETTRDLLSFIDSASSNIKLALDKPVKSKRKVNHRKYLQKQIKRCTGIITPGNPAEAPVKRQGSPLAQPSPLQSKTLPKRDGVQANLQSKSLAALFSPVKDVRGERAKKPPLRHRNLPPSFFTEPANCSKVSSTSGMTLKDLERGNPEAADFFELLGPDYSNMVSDQDLYQSTPLRGQPEMGGPDPASYDAHHVVGGLLYSEPWTSCSGPSKKLGGSLRTGPAQPPVYCPSEAAGPIEDNALCTLAFPNFFTDCSIPQVTYDLSSGYNRTNYSSL from the coding sequence ATGGCTGTTCAGACTGCAATCATGAACCCTCAGTTCATGAATTTCTGCTTCCCTGGTTCTGTGATGGAATACGACCTGGAGAAAAGTCTGGATGGCAGTCTCCTGGGTGAGGCAGAAAACGACGAGGACTACAAAGAGACCACTCGGGACTTGCTGAGCTTCATAGACTCGGCCTCTAGCAATATCAAGCTGGCTCTGGACAAGCCAGTGAAATCCAAGAGGAAAGTCAACCACCGGAAGTATCTACAGAAGCAGATCAAAAGGTGCACTGGCATTATAACGCCAGGAAACCCAGCAGAGGCCCCAGTTAAAAGACAGGGCTCCCCCCTGGCTCAGCCCAGTCCTTTGCAGAGCAAAACTCTACCTAAACGCGATGGGGTCCAAGCCAATTTACAAAGCAAGAGCTTGGCAGCCCTCTTCAGTCCAGTGAAGGATGTAAGGGGGGAAAGAGCCAAGAAACCACCCTTGAGGCATCGCAATCTGCCCCCATCTTTCTTCACTGAGCCTGCCAACTGCTCCAAAGTCAGCTCCACATCTGGGATGACGCTGAAGGACTTGGAAAGAGGCAATCCTGAGGCGGCAGACTTCTTCGAACTCTTGGGGCCTGATTACAGCAACATGGTCAGTGACCAGGACCTTTATCAAAGTACGCCTCTCCGGGGGCAGCCAGAGATGGGGGGCCCGGATCCTGCTTCCTACGATGCTCACCATGTAGTCGGTGGTCTCCTCTACTCTGAGCCCTGGACTAGCTGCTCAGGACCCTCTAAGAAATTAGGAGGGAGCCTGCGTACAGGCCCGGCCCAGCCTCCTGTCTACTGTCCCTCTGAGGCTGCTGGGCCCATAGAGGACAATGCACTGTGCACTTTGGCCTTCCCgaacttctttacagactgctCCATACCTCAGGTCACCTATGATTTAAGTAGTGGTTATAACAGAACTAATTATTCATCTCTATGA